In Carya illinoinensis cultivar Pawnee chromosome 9, C.illinoinensisPawnee_v1, whole genome shotgun sequence, the following are encoded in one genomic region:
- the LOC122274995 gene encoding CASP-like protein 2B1 — translation MSYLGVGVSPGNVPVFHGTKVKLIDKRVRVAELVLRCLICGLGVLAAVLVVTDSQVKEIFSIQKKARFIDMKALVFLVVANGIAAAYSFVQVLRCVVSMVRGNVLFSKPLAWAIFSGDQVMAYMTVAAVAASAQSSVFAKLGQPELQWMKICNMYGKFCNQVGEGVASAVIVSLSTVALSCVSAFSLFRLYGGGNKGKSSARW, via the exons ATGAGTTATTTGGGTGTTGGAGTTAGTCCCGGGAATGTCCCAGTGTTTCATGGCACAAAAGTGAAGCTTATTGATAAGAGGGTGCGGGTGGCAGAGTTGGTGCTGAGGTGTTTGATTTGTGGTCTGGGAGTTCTTGCTGCCGTTCTTGTGGTGACTGATTCTCAGGTCAAAGAAATCTTCTCAATTCAGAAGAAAGCTAGATTTATAGACATGAAAGCTCTTGT GTTTTTAGTGGTAGCCAATGGTATAGCTGCTGCCTATTCGTTCGTTCAAGTGCTGAGATGTGTTGTGAGCATGGTTAGAGGCAATGTGCTGTTCAGTAAGCCCTTGGCTTGGGCCATCTTCTCTGGTGATCAG GTGATGGCATACATGACCGTGGCTGCAGTGGCAGCTTCAGCACAATCGTCAGTGTTTGCAAAGTTGGGACAGCCAGAACTGCAGTGGATGAAGATATGCAATATGTATGGGAAGTTTTGTAACCAAGTTGGAGAAGGGGTAGCGAGTGCAGTAATAGTTAGCCTTAGCACGGTGGCCTTGTCTTGCGTCTCTGCTTTCAGTCTCTTCCGCTTGTATGGAGGTGGGAACAAGGGCAAGAGCAGCGCTAGGTGGTAG
- the LOC122277304 gene encoding protein NAR1-like isoform X2, producing the protein MSEKFSATLRIGDLSDFIAPSQACIVSLKGLKSNASKPDKAEVSTSNKQLQADPVKISLKDCLACSGCVTSAETVMLEKQSLDEFLSNVKKGKAIIISVSPQSRASLAVHFGITPLQVFKKLTTFFKSLGVKAVFDTSCSRDLTLIESCNEFIMRYRQSQLMDDERHQSSLPMISSACPGWICYAEKQLGSYILPYISSVKSPQQTIGSIVKHHVCQELGLRPDNVYHVTVMPCYDKKLEAAREDFVFQAESQGESHENGPRSTEVDSVLTSGEVLELIQLQAVDFKALEESPLDRMLTNVNEEGHLYGVQGSSGGYAETIFRYAAKTLFGREIEGPLDFRIIRNSDFQEVTLEVKGKTVLKFALCYGFRNLQNVVRRIKSGKCDYHFLEIMACPAGCLNGGGQIKPKPGQSPKELIQLLEAAYMENVRVADPFKNPLVKSLYDEWLEKPGSEKAKRFVHTEYHPVVKSITSQLHNW; encoded by the exons ATGTCGGAGAAATTCTCGGCCACGCTTCGGATCGGAGATCTTAGCGATTTCATCGCACCGTCCCAGGCATGCATAGTGTCTCTTAAGGGCCTTAAGTCCAACGCATCCAAACCTGATAAAGCTGAG GTTTCAACTTCTAACAAGCAATTACAAGCAGACCCAGTCAAAATTTCACTTAAGGACTGCTTAGCATGCAG TGGGTGTGTAACATCAGCCGAGACAGTTATGCTGGAGAAACAAAGTTTGGATGAGTTTCTTTCTAATGTTAAAAAAGGGAAGGCTATCATTATTTCAGTTTCTCCTCAGTCAAGAGCATCCCTTGCAGTTCATTTTGGCATCACTCCTCTACAG gtTTTCAAGAAACTCACAACATTTTTTAAGTCCTTGGGAGTAAAGGCAGTCTTTGATACAAGTTGCAGTCGAGACTTAACTCTTATTGAATCTTGTAACGAATTCATCATGAGGTACAGACAGAGCCAATTGATGGATGATGAAAGACATCAATCATCACTACCCATGATTTCATCAGCTTGTCCAG GTTGGATATGCTATGCTGAAAAGCAACTTGGATCCTATATTCTACCTTATATTTCTTCAGTGAAGAGCCCCCAGCAGACAATTGGATCTATTGTTAAGCATCATGTATGCCAAGAATTGGGTCTTAG GCCAGACAATGTTTACCATGTAACTGTAATGCCCTGTTATGATAAGAAGCTTGAGGCTGCCAGGGAGGACTTTGTATTTCAAGCAGAATCTCAAGGTGAAAGCCATGAAAATGGTCCTAGGTCTACGGAGGTAGACTCTGTATTAACCTCAGGAGAAGTTTTAGAATTGATACAG TTACAGGCAGTGGATTTTAAAGCTTTAGAAGAATCTCCACTAGATAGAAT GCTGACTAATGTTAATGAAGAAGGGCATCTTTATGGGGTTCAAGGAAGCTCTGGAGGTTATGCAGAAACAATCTTTCGATATGCTGCTAAAACACTCTTTGGTAGAGAAATCGAGGGTCCTCTGGACTTCAGAATTATTAGAAATTCAGATTTCCAAGAAGTGACACTGGAA GTCAAGGGGAAAACTGTTCTGAAATTTGCATTGTGCTATGGCTTCCGGAACCTGCAAAACGTTGTCAGGAGAATTAAAAGTGGAAAATGTGATTACCATTTCCTGGAGATAATGGCATGTCCTGCAG GCTGCCTGAATGGTGGAGGTCAAATCAAGCCAAAGCCTGGCCAATCTCCAAAGGAATTAATTCAGTTATTAGAAGCTGCTTATATGGAGAAT GTTCGAGTAGCTGATCCTTTCAAGAACCCCCTTGTGAAAAGCTTATATGATGAGTGGCTCGAGAAACCTGGCTCAGAAAAAGCTAAGAGATTTGTGCACACAGAATATCATCCGGTGGTAAAAAGCATTACTTCTCAGTTGCACAATTGGTGA
- the LOC122277304 gene encoding protein NAR1-like isoform X1, which produces MSEKFSATLRIGDLSDFIAPSQACIVSLKGLKSNASKPDKAESLVKVSTSNKQLQADPVKISLKDCLACSGCVTSAETVMLEKQSLDEFLSNVKKGKAIIISVSPQSRASLAVHFGITPLQVFKKLTTFFKSLGVKAVFDTSCSRDLTLIESCNEFIMRYRQSQLMDDERHQSSLPMISSACPGWICYAEKQLGSYILPYISSVKSPQQTIGSIVKHHVCQELGLRPDNVYHVTVMPCYDKKLEAAREDFVFQAESQGESHENGPRSTEVDSVLTSGEVLELIQLQAVDFKALEESPLDRMLTNVNEEGHLYGVQGSSGGYAETIFRYAAKTLFGREIEGPLDFRIIRNSDFQEVTLEVKGKTVLKFALCYGFRNLQNVVRRIKSGKCDYHFLEIMACPAGCLNGGGQIKPKPGQSPKELIQLLEAAYMENVRVADPFKNPLVKSLYDEWLEKPGSEKAKRFVHTEYHPVVKSITSQLHNW; this is translated from the exons ATGTCGGAGAAATTCTCGGCCACGCTTCGGATCGGAGATCTTAGCGATTTCATCGCACCGTCCCAGGCATGCATAGTGTCTCTTAAGGGCCTTAAGTCCAACGCATCCAAACCTGATAAAGCTGAG TCTTTGGTGAAGGTTTCAACTTCTAACAAGCAATTACAAGCAGACCCAGTCAAAATTTCACTTAAGGACTGCTTAGCATGCAG TGGGTGTGTAACATCAGCCGAGACAGTTATGCTGGAGAAACAAAGTTTGGATGAGTTTCTTTCTAATGTTAAAAAAGGGAAGGCTATCATTATTTCAGTTTCTCCTCAGTCAAGAGCATCCCTTGCAGTTCATTTTGGCATCACTCCTCTACAG gtTTTCAAGAAACTCACAACATTTTTTAAGTCCTTGGGAGTAAAGGCAGTCTTTGATACAAGTTGCAGTCGAGACTTAACTCTTATTGAATCTTGTAACGAATTCATCATGAGGTACAGACAGAGCCAATTGATGGATGATGAAAGACATCAATCATCACTACCCATGATTTCATCAGCTTGTCCAG GTTGGATATGCTATGCTGAAAAGCAACTTGGATCCTATATTCTACCTTATATTTCTTCAGTGAAGAGCCCCCAGCAGACAATTGGATCTATTGTTAAGCATCATGTATGCCAAGAATTGGGTCTTAG GCCAGACAATGTTTACCATGTAACTGTAATGCCCTGTTATGATAAGAAGCTTGAGGCTGCCAGGGAGGACTTTGTATTTCAAGCAGAATCTCAAGGTGAAAGCCATGAAAATGGTCCTAGGTCTACGGAGGTAGACTCTGTATTAACCTCAGGAGAAGTTTTAGAATTGATACAG TTACAGGCAGTGGATTTTAAAGCTTTAGAAGAATCTCCACTAGATAGAAT GCTGACTAATGTTAATGAAGAAGGGCATCTTTATGGGGTTCAAGGAAGCTCTGGAGGTTATGCAGAAACAATCTTTCGATATGCTGCTAAAACACTCTTTGGTAGAGAAATCGAGGGTCCTCTGGACTTCAGAATTATTAGAAATTCAGATTTCCAAGAAGTGACACTGGAA GTCAAGGGGAAAACTGTTCTGAAATTTGCATTGTGCTATGGCTTCCGGAACCTGCAAAACGTTGTCAGGAGAATTAAAAGTGGAAAATGTGATTACCATTTCCTGGAGATAATGGCATGTCCTGCAG GCTGCCTGAATGGTGGAGGTCAAATCAAGCCAAAGCCTGGCCAATCTCCAAAGGAATTAATTCAGTTATTAGAAGCTGCTTATATGGAGAAT GTTCGAGTAGCTGATCCTTTCAAGAACCCCCTTGTGAAAAGCTTATATGATGAGTGGCTCGAGAAACCTGGCTCAGAAAAAGCTAAGAGATTTGTGCACACAGAATATCATCCGGTGGTAAAAAGCATTACTTCTCAGTTGCACAATTGGTGA
- the LOC122277693 gene encoding stress-associated endoplasmic reticulum protein 2-like produces MTTSKRLAERKVAKFQKNVTKRGSVPETSTKKGYDYPVGPIVLGFFVFVVIGSSLFQIIRTATSGGMA; encoded by the exons ATG ACTACTTCAAAGCGCCTTGCAGAGAGGAAAGTGGCAAAGTTTCAGAAGAATGTCACAAAGAGGGGATCAGTTCCAGAAACGTCGACTAAGAAAGGATATGACTACCCAGTCGGTCCCATTgttcttggtttctttgtcttcgtTGTCATTGGATCAT CTCTCTTTCAGATAATTAGGACAGCTACAAGCGGTGGAATGGCCTGA
- the LOC122277692 gene encoding uncharacterized protein LOC122277692, translating into MASLRPHSRYSTYDSRSSTSSSHFSDPSSSIELNKLKSPLRPHSSSSRALVKSKPSDLSRTKSKPSNPGLATMVKKFMEKKSSTSSKSRAVNRTVLVIPSDAIAEDLKKTARKGASFSGLHKKLFGNENGSGKGATSFEKKKEVKALTEVKGNTRTLAMVLRSERELLCLNKEQEIEIAELKLMLQNKNREIEKLKDLCLNQREEIKSLKSAILFPDVMNSQLQELLEKQGSELKQAKQLIPTLQRQVTSLTGQLQCLAEDLAEVKADKHSERARFHCQGSSPRTPRYNDEHASNSLEFSSGDPTTPQSPDDMFLKDLNPCLTPYYALSKSKECEAMGYDSPDDDFLSETRVEIGFDPRMRKMSKSSDCCQNVDTGSAMARAARRSDESKCTNGKQMHHKLF; encoded by the exons ATGGCCTCCCTCAGACCCCACTCTCGCTACAGCACTTATGACTCTCGATCCTCCACTTCTTCCTCTCACTTCTCAGACCCCTCCTCCTCCATTGAGCTCAACAAGCTCAAATCTCCTTTGCGTCCTCACTCCTCTTCCTCCCGTGCACTCGTCAAGTCCAAGCCTTCCGATCTTTCTCGCACCAAATCCAAGCCATCCAACCCGGGCTTGGCCACCATGGTGAAGAAATTTATGGAAAAGAAGTCTTCCACTTCGTCGAAATCTAGGGCGGTGAACAGGACGGTGTTGGTTATTCCATCGGACGCAATCGCCGAGGACCTGAAGAAGACCGCTAGGAAGGGGGCCAGCTTCTCGGGGCTGCATAAGAAACTGTTCGGGAATGAGAATGGGAGTGGGAAGGGAGCGACGTCatttgagaaaaagaaggagGTGAAGGCGTTGACGGAGGTAAAGGGAAACACGAGGACTTTGGCGATGGTGCTGAGGAGCGAGAGAGAGCTTCTGTGTTTGAACAAGGAGCAGGAGATTGAGATCGCTGAGCTCAAACTCATGCTTCAGAACAAGAACAGAGAG ATTGAGAAATTGAAGGATTTATGCTTGAATCAAAGGGAAGAAATTAAGTCATTGAAGAGTGCAATACTATTCCCAGATGTTATGAATTCTCAGCTTCAAGAGCTTTTGGAGAAACAAGGGTCAGAGTTGAAACAAGCGAAACAACTCATCCCGACTCTCCAAAGGCAGGTCACTTCTCTCACAGGCCAGCTACAATGCCTCGCAGAGGATCTCGCTGAG GTGAAGGCAGATAAACATTCAGAGCGGGCACGTTTCCATTGTCAGGGAAGTTCGCCAAGGACACCAAGATATAATGATGAACATGCCTCAAATTCTTTG GAGTTCAGCTCTGGTGATCCAACAACCCCTCAAAGTCCCGATGACATGTTTCTCAAGGATTTAAATCCTTGCTTAACACCCTATTATGCCTTGTCAAAATCCAAG GAATGTGAGGCAATGGGCTATGATTCTCCGGATGATGATTTTCTATCCGAAACCCGCGTGGAGATTGGTTTTGACCCTCGTATGAGGAAGATGTCCAAAAGTTCTGATTGTTGCCAGAATGTCGACACAGGGAGTGCCATGGCCCGTGCAGCTCGTAGATCAGATGAAAGCAAATGCACAAATGGAAAGCAAATGCACCATAAACTTTTCTAG